Proteins encoded in a region of the Phaenicophaeus curvirostris isolate KB17595 chromosome 20, BPBGC_Pcur_1.0, whole genome shotgun sequence genome:
- the POMT1 gene encoding protein O-mannosyl-transferase 1 isoform X2, whose amino-acid sequence MLGFLRKPLVVTVEINMNLVALTVMGLISRLWGLSYPRAVVFDEVYYGQFVSLYLKRIFFVDDSGPPFGHMLLALGGYLGGFDGNFLWNRIGAEYSMNVPVWSLRLLPALAGALCVPLAYQVLVELQVSHCAALGAALLILLENSLITQSRFMLLESILIFFILLAVLSYLKFYNLQKHSSFSGSWWFWLLLTGVACSCAVGVKYMGLFTYMLLLTIAGLHFWHMIGDQNLSNVALMCHFLARGLALVIIPVAMYLSFFYVHLTLLYRSGPHDQIMTSAFQASLEGGLARITQGQPLEVAYGSQITLRNVLGKPMQCWLHSHTNTYPIRYENGRGSSHQQQVTCYPFKDVNNWWIVKDPGMQQLVVSNPPRPVRHGHIVQLVHGITTRYLNTHDVAAPLSPHSQEVSCYIDYNISMPAQNLWRVEIVNRESDTDVWKTILSEVRFVHVNTSAVLKLSGASLPDWGYRQLEVVGEKLSKGYHQSMVWNVEEHRYGKSQEQKEREVELHSPTQMDISKNLSFMAKFTELQWKILTLKNEDTEHKYSSSALDWITMDTNIAYWLHPTSGAQIHLLGNVVTWASANIAALVYVCLSLWYLIRRRRKIYDIPEGSPDSHRFAAPWLSSLQIFASQEHVQCPDRSLVFLCLPRLLHIQPCDLRGALAVCH is encoded by the exons ATGTTGGGGTTTCTGAGGAAGCCACTTGTGGTCACTGTGGAGATAAATATGAACCTCGTGGCGTTGACTGTGATGGGATTAATAAGCCGTCTTTGGGGGCTTTCCTATCCCCGGGCTGTAGT TTTTGATGAAGTTTATTATGGCCAATTTGTTTCCCTCTACCTGAAGAGGATCTTCTTTGTGGATGACAGCGGCCCACCCTTTGGCCATATGCTTCTTGCTTTGGGAG GTTACCTAGGAGGATTTGATGGAAACTTCTTATGGAACAGGATTGGAGCTG AGTATAGCATGAACGTTCCCGTTTGGTCCTTGCGACTCCTGCCAGCCCTGGCTGGTGCCCTCTGTGTGCCTTTAGCGTACCAGGTTTTGGTGGAACTGCAGGTCTCCCACTGTGCTGCGCTTGGAGCTGCTCTTCTGATTCTCTTAG AGAACTCTTTGATCACTCAGTCAAGATTCATGCTCCTGGAAtcaatactgattttttttatcctacTTGCAGTTTTGTCCTACCTCAAGTTCTACAATTTGCAAAAGCACAG TTCCTTCTCTGGGAGCTGGTGGTTTTGGCTTCTCTTGACCGGAGTGGCTTGTTCTTGTGCAGTTGG AGTGAAATATATGGGGCTGTTTACCTATATGCTGCTCTTAACCATCGCAGGACTCCACTTCTGGCACATGATAGGGGACCAGAACTTGTCAAAT GTTGCCTTGATGTGCCATTTCCTAGCTCGGGGACTGGCCCTCGTCATCATCCCAGTGGCAATGTACCTGTCCTTCTTCTATGTGCACTTGACTTTGCTGTATCGCTCTGGGCCTCATGACCAGATTATGACAAGCGCGTTCCAAGCCAGCTTGGAG GGTGGGCTGGCTCGAATCACTCAGGGTCAGCCCTTAGAGGTGGCCTACGGCTCTCAGATTACTCTGCGGAATGTGCTGGGCAAGCCTATGCAGTGCTGGCTCCATTCTCACACGAATACTTATCCCATCAG GTATGAGAATGGCCGAGGTAGTTCCCATCAACAGCAGGTGACCTGCTACCCCTTCAAGGATGTGAACAACTGGTGGATTGTCAAAGATCCTGGAAT gcagcagctggtggTGAGTAACCCACCACGTCCTGTCAGGCATGGACACATCGTGCAGCTGGTCCACGGCATCACGACGCGGTACCTCAACAC GCATGATGttgctgcccctcttagcccccACTCCCAAGAAGTTTCCTGCTATATTGATTATAACATCTCCATGCCAGCACAGAACCTTTGGAGAGTG GAGATTGTAAATCGGGAGTCTGACACAGATGTGTGGAAAACAATTCTGTCAGAAGTGAGGTTTGTTCATGTGAACACCTCTGCAGTGCTAAAG CTCAGTGGAGCATCTTTACCTGATTGGGGATACCGGCAGCTGGAGGTGGTTGGAGAGAAGCTGTCCAAAGGCTACCACCAGAGCATGGTGTGGAATGTGGAAGAGCACAGATATGGGAAAA GCCAAGAGCAAAAAGAGAGGGAAGTGGAACTCCACTCTCCTACACAGATGGACATAAGTAAAAACCTCAGCTTCATGGCAAAGTTCACAGAATTGCAA TGGAAAATActcacattaaaaaatgaagacacGGAACATAAGTACAGCTCTTCTGCTCTTGACTGGATCACAATGGACACAAATATTGCCTACTGGCTCCATCCGACCTCTGGT GCCCAGATCCACCTCCTTGGGAATGTCGTCACCTGGGCTTCAGCTAACATCGCTGCTCTGGTCTACGTTTGCCTGTCCCTGTGGTACTTGATACGGCGACGAAGGAAAATTTATGACATTCCTGAAG GTTCTCCTGATTCCCATCGTTTTGCAGCACCTTGGCTATCATCTCTGCAG ATCTTTGCTTCTCAAGAGCATGTTCAGTGCCCTGATCGTAGCCTGGTTTTCCTCTGTTTACCTCGTCTACTGCACATTCAGCCCTGTGACCTACGGGGAGCCCTCGCTGTCTGCCACTGA
- the POMT1 gene encoding protein O-mannosyl-transferase 1 isoform X1, with protein MLGFLRKPLVVTVEINMNLVALTVMGLISRLWGLSYPRAVVFDEVYYGQFVSLYLKRIFFVDDSGPPFGHMLLALGGYLGGFDGNFLWNRIGAEYSMNVPVWSLRLLPALAGALCVPLAYQVLVELQVSHCAALGAALLILLENSLITQSRFMLLESILIFFILLAVLSYLKFYNLQKHSSFSGSWWFWLLLTGVACSCAVGVKYMGLFTYMLLLTIAGLHFWHMIGDQNLSNVALMCHFLARGLALVIIPVAMYLSFFYVHLTLLYRSGPHDQIMTSAFQASLEGGLARITQGQPLEVAYGSQITLRNVLGKPMQCWLHSHTNTYPIRYENGRGSSHQQQVTCYPFKDVNNWWIVKDPGMQQLVVSNPPRPVRHGHIVQLVHGITTRYLNTHDVAAPLSPHSQEVSCYIDYNISMPAQNLWRVEIVNRESDTDVWKTILSEVRFVHVNTSAVLKLSGASLPDWGYRQLEVVGEKLSKGYHQSMVWNVEEHRYGKSQEQKEREVELHSPTQMDISKNLSFMAKFTELQWKILTLKNEDTEHKYSSSALDWITMDTNIAYWLHPTSGAQIHLLGNVVTWASANIAALVYVCLSLWYLIRRRRKIYDIPEDAWQLWVSAGGICVGGWAVNYLPFFLMEKTLFLYHYLPALTFQVLLIPIVLQHLGYHLCRSLLLKSMFSALIVAWFSSVYLVYCTFSPVTYGEPSLSATELKDLRWKDSWNILIRKQ; from the exons ATGTTGGGGTTTCTGAGGAAGCCACTTGTGGTCACTGTGGAGATAAATATGAACCTCGTGGCGTTGACTGTGATGGGATTAATAAGCCGTCTTTGGGGGCTTTCCTATCCCCGGGCTGTAGT TTTTGATGAAGTTTATTATGGCCAATTTGTTTCCCTCTACCTGAAGAGGATCTTCTTTGTGGATGACAGCGGCCCACCCTTTGGCCATATGCTTCTTGCTTTGGGAG GTTACCTAGGAGGATTTGATGGAAACTTCTTATGGAACAGGATTGGAGCTG AGTATAGCATGAACGTTCCCGTTTGGTCCTTGCGACTCCTGCCAGCCCTGGCTGGTGCCCTCTGTGTGCCTTTAGCGTACCAGGTTTTGGTGGAACTGCAGGTCTCCCACTGTGCTGCGCTTGGAGCTGCTCTTCTGATTCTCTTAG AGAACTCTTTGATCACTCAGTCAAGATTCATGCTCCTGGAAtcaatactgattttttttatcctacTTGCAGTTTTGTCCTACCTCAAGTTCTACAATTTGCAAAAGCACAG TTCCTTCTCTGGGAGCTGGTGGTTTTGGCTTCTCTTGACCGGAGTGGCTTGTTCTTGTGCAGTTGG AGTGAAATATATGGGGCTGTTTACCTATATGCTGCTCTTAACCATCGCAGGACTCCACTTCTGGCACATGATAGGGGACCAGAACTTGTCAAAT GTTGCCTTGATGTGCCATTTCCTAGCTCGGGGACTGGCCCTCGTCATCATCCCAGTGGCAATGTACCTGTCCTTCTTCTATGTGCACTTGACTTTGCTGTATCGCTCTGGGCCTCATGACCAGATTATGACAAGCGCGTTCCAAGCCAGCTTGGAG GGTGGGCTGGCTCGAATCACTCAGGGTCAGCCCTTAGAGGTGGCCTACGGCTCTCAGATTACTCTGCGGAATGTGCTGGGCAAGCCTATGCAGTGCTGGCTCCATTCTCACACGAATACTTATCCCATCAG GTATGAGAATGGCCGAGGTAGTTCCCATCAACAGCAGGTGACCTGCTACCCCTTCAAGGATGTGAACAACTGGTGGATTGTCAAAGATCCTGGAAT gcagcagctggtggTGAGTAACCCACCACGTCCTGTCAGGCATGGACACATCGTGCAGCTGGTCCACGGCATCACGACGCGGTACCTCAACAC GCATGATGttgctgcccctcttagcccccACTCCCAAGAAGTTTCCTGCTATATTGATTATAACATCTCCATGCCAGCACAGAACCTTTGGAGAGTG GAGATTGTAAATCGGGAGTCTGACACAGATGTGTGGAAAACAATTCTGTCAGAAGTGAGGTTTGTTCATGTGAACACCTCTGCAGTGCTAAAG CTCAGTGGAGCATCTTTACCTGATTGGGGATACCGGCAGCTGGAGGTGGTTGGAGAGAAGCTGTCCAAAGGCTACCACCAGAGCATGGTGTGGAATGTGGAAGAGCACAGATATGGGAAAA GCCAAGAGCAAAAAGAGAGGGAAGTGGAACTCCACTCTCCTACACAGATGGACATAAGTAAAAACCTCAGCTTCATGGCAAAGTTCACAGAATTGCAA TGGAAAATActcacattaaaaaatgaagacacGGAACATAAGTACAGCTCTTCTGCTCTTGACTGGATCACAATGGACACAAATATTGCCTACTGGCTCCATCCGACCTCTGGT GCCCAGATCCACCTCCTTGGGAATGTCGTCACCTGGGCTTCAGCTAACATCGCTGCTCTGGTCTACGTTTGCCTGTCCCTGTGGTACTTGATACGGCGACGAAGGAAAATTTATGACATTCCTGAAG ACGCTTGGCAGCTGTGGGTGTCAGCTGGGGGGATCTGCGTTGGAGGCTGGGCTGTGAATtacctgcctttcttcctgaTGGAGAAAACCCTTTTCCTGTACCACTACCTGCCTGCCCTCACATTCCAGGTTCTCCTGATTCCCATCGTTTTGCAGCACCTTGGCTATCATCTCTGCAG ATCTTTGCTTCTCAAGAGCATGTTCAGTGCCCTGATCGTAGCCTGGTTTTCCTCTGTTTACCTCGTCTACTGCACATTCAGCCCTGTGACCTACGGGGAGCCCTCGCTGTCTGCCACTGAACTCAAGGACTTGCGCTGGAAGGACAGCTGGAACATCCTCATCCGGAAACAGTAA